Proteins from a single region of Bdellovibrio bacteriovorus HD100:
- the yidD gene encoding membrane protein insertion efficiency factor YidD encodes MRNLSKLWTVVWKLYENTFKYILWVFIGAYRTIGTTHLGGSCRFEPSCSAYALEAIKTHHTHKAIWLITKRVCKCRPGGPYGYDPVPLAKGVINATKE; translated from the coding sequence ATGAGGAATTTGTCAAAGCTATGGACCGTGGTTTGGAAACTCTACGAAAACACCTTTAAGTACATCTTATGGGTTTTCATTGGGGCTTACCGAACCATCGGGACGACTCACTTAGGTGGATCCTGTCGATTCGAACCAAGTTGTTCTGCCTATGCACTCGAAGCCATTAAGACTCATCATACACACAAAGCCATTTGGTTAATCACCAAAAGGGTTTGCAAGTGCCGACCGGGAGGACCTTATGGTTATGATCCGGTTCCTCTTGCAAAGGGAGTAATCAATGCAACAAAAGAATAA
- the rnpA gene encoding ribonuclease P protein component produces MENNSAQVIKRSSEFLSLKQSGKRHWPTKWLLLNYQKNQVGQLRFGVTASRKTGSAVVRNKLKRWTREYFRSFLVAGQTLEADINLIFKPMEANFYKGLSHEEFVKAMDRGLETLRKHL; encoded by the coding sequence GTGGAAAATAATTCCGCACAAGTAATTAAGAGAAGCTCTGAATTTCTCTCTCTAAAACAATCGGGTAAAAGACACTGGCCTACAAAGTGGTTGCTTCTGAATTATCAGAAAAACCAGGTAGGTCAGTTGCGTTTTGGCGTGACCGCTAGTCGCAAGACTGGATCGGCCGTCGTACGCAATAAACTCAAGCGTTGGACCAGAGAATACTTCCGCAGCTTCCTTGTGGCGGGACAAACCCTTGAAGCCGACATCAATCTTATCTTTAAACCTATGGAAGCAAACTTTTACAAAGGTCTCAGTCATGAGGAATTTGTCAAAGCTATGGACCGTGGTTTGGAAACTCTACGAAAACACCTTTAA